One window of Desulfotignum phosphitoxidans DSM 13687 genomic DNA carries:
- a CDS encoding type II toxin-antitoxin system HicB family antitoxin yields MKRKHFPIIIEQDADDVFIVTCPVFKGCHSYGYTIDEAIKNITEAIGSCLDNS; encoded by the coding sequence GTGAAAAGAAAACATTTCCCTATAATCATTGAACAGGATGCTGATGATGTGTTTATAGTAACTTGTCCTGTTTTCAAAGGATGCCATAGTTATGGCTATACCATTGACGAGGCCATAAAAAATATTACTGAAGCTATCGGTTCCTGTTTAGACAATTCCTGA
- a CDS encoding four helix bundle protein, with the protein MAYTSFEELEVWKRGCRVAVEIYEMMKGCRDFGLKDQITRSAVSIASNIAEGAERDSKPEFIRFLNIAKGSAAELRTQLYIAQRIGTLTPSDTKTLITELKQISAMLQGLITSIRNQLKT; encoded by the coding sequence GTGGCTTATACTTCGTTTGAGGAGTTGGAGGTGTGGAAGAGGGGTTGCCGGGTGGCAGTGGAGATTTATGAGATGATGAAAGGCTGCCGGGATTTTGGTTTGAAGGATCAGATCACCCGGTCAGCGGTTTCAATTGCCAGCAACATTGCCGAAGGCGCAGAAAGAGATTCAAAACCCGAGTTCATCCGATTCCTCAACATCGCCAAAGGCTCCGCCGCCGAACTCCGCACCCAACTCTACATAGCCCAACGCATCGGCACCCTAACCCCATCAGACACCAAAACCCTGATCACCGAACTAAAACAAATCTCCGCCATGCTCCAAGGCCTCATAACCTCCATAAGAAACCAACTTAAAACTTAA